The Flavobacterium faecale genomic sequence TAACAGGTACCATTGAAGCACTAGAAAATGCATTATCTTTTAAAGGAGCAGGAATCACATTGGGACCCGGTGTACCAAAATTTTCGATAGATTTAAGGGAACGAACAAGTACATTTCTATAGATATCATGTCCCGCATCTACAGGGTGCGTACCATCATGGGTAAATATAATTTTCCCGTCGGCAGGACTATCTCCTTTTTTAAATACTAATTTATTTTCATTCAATAGTTTCACCACTTCAAGTCCAAATTCTATAGAAGTAATGCCATAATGATTGGCTACAGGCTCCATAAAAACACCTGCATTAGTTTGATTTCCTTTTTTAATGTCTTCAATCATTCCTTCAGAAATGGTGTAAACAATACAAATTTCGGTATTCGGATTATTTTTCCATATTTGAGGAATCAACCCTTCCAAAGCTCTACCTTGATATGCTCCTCCATTATTTACCCTGTATTCTATAAAAACCATATCTGGATTATGAACGAGCAAATGATTATTAATTCTACAAGCACCATATTCGGGACCAGTTCCTCCAATTGCTGCGTTTATCTGACTGATTTTAGCTGTTGGAAATTCGCTTTTAAACCATTCTAACGACTTTTCTCTCCACAAACCGCCGTTGGTTATACTTCCTCCGATATAGCCAATTTTCACTTCTTTACCTGCTTTTAGCTTTTGAAACAAATTTGGCAAACCATCCCTAACTCTAAGTTCTTCTGTCTTTTTAGGATCAAAATTATAGGTTTTTGATTTTGTTGCAACTTGGGCTGAAACAGAGCTGAAGTTAATAACTAACAAGCTAAGTACTATACTAATTCTAAATTTCATATTGTTCTATTTAATGTATGTGATTTTATTCTAAAGCCTTAATGGGAATACTTACTGTTTTTCCAAATTTTCAGATTTTACTCCTGCTTTAAAGTCTTTCGCCAATTGTAAATATTTTTTGGTCCTTGCTTCTCCTTCATAGCTATCAAAGACATCACCGTTTCCGAACATTCTAGGGTCATTTTGGATTTTCAATTCCTCAAAAAGTTCCTTATGAAGCTCTTTTTTTACTT encodes the following:
- a CDS encoding SGNH/GDSL hydrolase family protein, translated to MKFRISIVLSLLVINFSSVSAQVATKSKTYNFDPKKTEELRVRDGLPNLFQKLKAGKEVKIGYIGGSITNGGLWREKSLEWFKSEFPTAKISQINAAIGGTGPEYGACRINNHLLVHNPDMVFIEYRVNNGGAYQGRALEGLIPQIWKNNPNTEICIVYTISEGMIEDIKKGNQTNAGVFMEPVANHYGITSIEFGLEVVKLLNENKLVFKKGDSPADGKIIFTHDGTHPVDAGHDIYRNVLVRSLKSIENFGTPGPNVIPAPLKDNAFSSASMVPVTSAKFSGGWQTADVGDEVDINADLTDKNGGDKTLFDKAMKTTTVGDSFTLNWDGFLLGLTTILESKGAIQVEVTTDGGPSKIVSLNSRNGGTQTKYEFFDEIKAGSHTTTIKLVKLAPGKVFQIGQFLVVNK